The following coding sequences are from one Candidatus Zixiibacteriota bacterium window:
- a CDS encoding caspase family protein, producing the protein MKRLLLVLSLLGMMTAFFGCSNDPQTTGPAVGQDTPGTLVQRPEFIDNRPDAVKAAFTKLGTPIESSDRVVADGFSAADPNPTPAHKYAYVIGISDYDGTANDLNFCDDDARDVIAFLNSQGFTVRSDIDYSASAANIQAGLIWLRDAAVPGDEVAFFYSGHGTKVRPSGGSSIISRDLYYLTHAYVMGYLNAANCTKKTINLDACVIGDFHADCKTGTVLSTASVSKYSYDAPDLQNGAWTYFFLDGAINQGLAYNEAISTYAEVNMKAWATANRLKVDPKHTDMYTGDLDI; encoded by the coding sequence ATGAAAAGGCTATTACTGGTTCTGAGTCTGTTGGGCATGATGACGGCGTTCTTTGGTTGCTCGAACGACCCGCAGACGACCGGTCCCGCTGTCGGCCAGGACACCCCCGGTACCCTGGTTCAGCGCCCCGAGTTCATCGATAACCGCCCGGATGCGGTGAAAGCTGCATTCACCAAGCTGGGCACACCCATTGAGTCGTCTGACCGGGTGGTCGCCGACGGCTTTTCCGCCGCCGATCCCAACCCGACCCCGGCTCACAAGTATGCGTATGTCATCGGGATCTCCGATTACGACGGCACGGCCAATGATCTGAATTTCTGCGATGACGATGCGCGCGATGTCATAGCGTTCCTGAACAGCCAGGGTTTCACCGTGCGCAGCGACATTGACTACAGCGCCTCGGCGGCCAACATCCAGGCGGGCCTGATCTGGTTGCGCGACGCGGCGGTTCCCGGCGACGAGGTGGCCTTCTTCTATTCCGGCCACGGCACCAAAGTGCGCCCGTCGGGTGGTTCGAGCATTATCTCGCGGGACCTGTACTACCTGACCCACGCATACGTCATGGGCTACCTCAACGCGGCCAACTGCACGAAGAAGACGATCAATCTCGATGCCTGTGTCATCGGCGACTTCCATGCCGACTGCAAAACCGGCACCGTGCTCTCCACCGCCTCCGTATCCAAATACTCCTACGACGCCCCCGATCTGCAGAATGGCGCCTGGACCTATTTCTTCCTGGACGGCGCCATCAATCAGGGGTTGGCGTACAACGAAGCGATCTCTACGTATGCCGAAGTGAACATGAAAGCCTGGGCGACCGCGAACAGACTCAAAGTCGATCCCAAACACACCGACATGTACACCGGCGATCTGGATATCTGA